The Candidatus Brocadiia bacterium genome includes a window with the following:
- the lpxC gene encoding UDP-3-O-acyl-N-acetylglucosamine deacetylase has translation MQQKTIVSPVSYEGLALFSGVKTKIILRPAGVNTGIVFIRIDDGDKRINVSSDVITTNYRRTGLAQNGVSVETTEHLLSAIYGLGIDNLEIAINGSEVPHTDGSAKDFVDLISSVGIKEQDLPKKTIKLKFPVTYAEGDISLIALPDDGLTIDYTLQYDSPLIGTQHKTIKLDESTYKNELASARTFCLASEVEHFQKQGLGKGANYNNILVVDKDKVVQNKLRFPDEFVRHKMLDLLGDLALLGAPLEAKIIAIKSGHDQNVKFVRKIKESLSAGATAQPKQKVWLESRELQNILPHRYPFLLIDRVIEMEGYNRAVGIKNVTINEEFFNGHFPGRPLMPGVLQVEAMAQLIGALLLSRTGNENKLAVFLSIDEAKFRRPVVPGDQLRIEVETTRDKGRIIQAMGKIMVDGEVACESQFKFMLVDKE, from the coding sequence ATGCAACAGAAAACTATTGTCAGCCCGGTTTCTTACGAAGGCCTGGCCCTGTTCAGCGGGGTGAAGACCAAGATTATCCTGCGCCCGGCCGGGGTCAACACCGGCATTGTCTTTATCCGGATTGATGACGGCGATAAGCGCATCAATGTATCTTCGGATGTGATTACCACTAACTACCGGCGCACCGGATTGGCCCAGAACGGCGTCAGCGTCGAAACCACCGAGCACCTCCTGTCGGCCATTTACGGCCTGGGCATCGATAACCTGGAAATCGCCATCAACGGCTCCGAGGTGCCTCATACGGACGGCAGCGCCAAGGATTTCGTCGACCTGATTTCCTCGGTGGGCATAAAGGAGCAGGACCTGCCCAAGAAGACCATCAAACTCAAATTCCCGGTGACCTATGCCGAGGGCGATATATCCCTGATTGCCTTGCCGGACGACGGCCTGACCATTGATTACACCCTGCAGTATGATTCGCCCTTAATCGGCACCCAGCATAAGACCATAAAGCTGGATGAATCCACATATAAAAACGAACTGGCCTCAGCCCGGACGTTCTGCCTGGCCTCGGAAGTGGAGCACTTCCAGAAGCAGGGCCTGGGCAAGGGGGCTAATTATAATAATATCCTGGTGGTCGATAAGGACAAGGTGGTTCAGAACAAGCTCCGGTTCCCGGACGAGTTCGTGCGCCATAAGATGCTCGACCTGCTGGGTGACCTGGCCTTGCTGGGCGCGCCGCTGGAGGCTAAAATAATCGCCATCAAGAGCGGCCACGACCAGAATGTCAAGTTTGTCCGCAAGATAAAGGAATCTCTGTCCGCCGGAGCCACGGCCCAGCCCAAACAGAAGGTCTGGCTGGAGTCGCGCGAGCTGCAGAACATCCTGCCGCACCGGTATCCGTTCCTGCTGATTGACCGGGTCATCGAGATGGAGGGCTACAACAGGGCGGTGGGCATAAAGAATGTCACCATCAACGAGGAGTTTTTCAACGGCCATTTCCCGGGCCGGCCGTTGATGCCCGGAGTGCTTCAGGTCGAGGCCATGGCCCAGCTCATCGGCGCTCTGCTTTTGAGCCGGACCGGCAACGAGAACAAGCTGGCCGTGTTCCTTTCCATCGACGAGGCCAAGTTCCGCCGTCCGGTGGTGCCGGGCGACCAGCTCAGGATAGAAGTGGAAACCACCCGCGACAAGGGCCGG